In Streptomyces sp. P3, one DNA window encodes the following:
- a CDS encoding tetratricopeptide repeat protein: MGSVGTVIFHAPPVREVWPRQIGLVPGQADCFQHREAADLLDQAVAEGGTAVVCQLLSGMGGVGKTQLAAHYARTAWEAGEVDLLMWINATSREAITAAYARAGTQVADADPSDPEEAVRRLLTWLQTTERRWLVVLDDLGDPGALQGLWPPARRHGRALVTTRRRDAALSGPGRRRIDIGLFSAGESVDYLTAKLASAQRDDEPQIAALAEDLGYLPLALAQAVTYLIDLGLSCAEYRTRLADRTRELASVVPERGNLPDDHHDIIAATWSLSIERANALRPQGLARPVLELASVLDPNGIPTEVLTAPPVLDRLAITRRAMILKRGDRKKVPRVVTEQEAADALRCLHRLSLVDFVPGARHETVRVHHLVQRATREAHMQDAEDGAGGRELGGLLVRIDAETAAEAVEYVWPVEERDDTLMAALQANAKAVAEHMPVTAVVGIDGSHYRLGLRLGEAGHAAEARHHFERLLAGLSVGAKRTERGKGIEQLFVRHNIAWWQMEAGDPAGAATAFERLLADKEDVLGAHPSTFATRYGLARAQGESGDPAAAVAAFEALLADCLDAYTYRTRSFSLRRTVRFAQRAADRQMAVRIEALSGATDRSPGALPKWEPPAPSARYGLAWWRGMAGEPVRAACELEELLAEQGDLLAAFDPLRLATRHAFAYWKAEAGDPGRAIPLLTELLADQTSILGPEHPQTLTTRHTLARWKGAVGDRARAVVLLTELLADQTRILGSEHPQTLVTCHTLARGQSRSAGEDV, encoded by the coding sequence GTGGGTAGCGTCGGAACTGTCATATTCCACGCGCCGCCGGTACGGGAAGTCTGGCCGCGCCAGATCGGGCTCGTCCCCGGCCAGGCGGACTGCTTCCAGCACCGGGAAGCCGCCGACCTACTGGACCAGGCAGTCGCCGAGGGCGGAACCGCCGTCGTGTGCCAGTTGCTCTCCGGGATGGGCGGAGTTGGCAAGACGCAACTCGCCGCGCACTACGCCCGCACGGCGTGGGAGGCGGGCGAGGTGGACCTGCTCATGTGGATCAACGCGACCAGCCGAGAAGCGATCACCGCGGCATACGCACGAGCGGGCACCCAAGTCGCCGACGCGGACCCCTCGGATCCCGAGGAGGCGGTGCGCCGGCTCCTGACCTGGCTGCAGACGACCGAGAGGAGATGGCTCGTCGTCTTGGACGACCTCGGCGATCCCGGCGCTCTCCAGGGCCTGTGGCCACCCGCGCGGCGCCACGGCCGAGCCCTGGTCACCACACGCCGACGCGACGCCGCGCTGAGCGGGCCGGGGCGCCGCCGCATCGATATTGGCCTGTTCTCCGCCGGGGAGTCCGTCGACTACCTGACCGCCAAGCTCGCCTCGGCACAGCGCGACGACGAGCCGCAGATCGCCGCCCTCGCCGAGGATCTCGGATACCTCCCGCTGGCGCTGGCCCAGGCGGTCACCTACCTGATCGATCTCGGCCTGAGCTGTGCCGAGTACCGGACCCGACTGGCCGACCGGACCCGGGAGCTGGCCAGCGTGGTGCCAGAGCGCGGGAACTTGCCCGACGACCACCACGACATCATCGCCGCAACGTGGTCCCTGTCCATCGAGCGTGCCAACGCCCTGCGCCCACAGGGGCTGGCCCGGCCCGTGCTGGAGCTGGCCTCGGTACTGGATCCCAACGGAATCCCGACCGAGGTCCTCACCGCACCACCAGTGCTCGACAGACTGGCGATCACCCGTAGAGCAATGATCCTCAAACGCGGGGACCGGAAGAAGGTGCCCAGGGTCGTCACGGAGCAGGAGGCGGCGGACGCGCTACGCTGCCTCCACCGGCTTAGTCTCGTCGACTTCGTCCCCGGTGCCCGCCATGAAACGGTGCGCGTCCATCACCTCGTGCAGCGGGCGACCAGGGAAGCCCACATGCAGGACGCCGAAGACGGTGCGGGTGGGCGGGAGCTGGGCGGTCTATTGGTCCGGATCGATGCCGAAACGGCTGCGGAGGCCGTGGAATACGTCTGGCCGGTCGAGGAGCGGGACGACACGCTCATGGCGGCGCTGCAGGCCAACGCCAAAGCGGTGGCCGAACACATGCCCGTGACGGCGGTAGTGGGAATCGACGGCTCCCACTACCGCCTCGGCCTGCGGCTGGGGGAGGCCGGACACGCTGCGGAGGCCCGGCACCACTTCGAGCGGCTCCTCGCCGGCCTCTCCGTCGGAGCAAAGCGAACCGAGCGAGGCAAGGGAATCGAGCAGCTCTTCGTCCGCCACAATATCGCGTGGTGGCAGATGGAGGCCGGTGACCCCGCAGGGGCGGCAACAGCCTTCGAGCGGCTCCTGGCGGACAAGGAGGACGTACTGGGAGCCCACCCGAGCACGTTCGCCACGCGTTACGGTCTGGCCCGGGCGCAGGGCGAAAGCGGAGACCCGGCGGCGGCCGTCGCGGCTTTCGAAGCACTGCTGGCCGACTGTCTGGACGCGTATACCTACCGGACCCGGTCCTTCTCGCTCCGCCGCACCGTCCGCTTCGCGCAAAGAGCCGCGGACCGGCAGATGGCAGTCCGCATAGAGGCGCTCAGCGGTGCGACCGACCGCAGTCCGGGCGCGCTGCCCAAGTGGGAGCCGCCCGCTCCGTCCGCCCGCTACGGCCTGGCCTGGTGGCGGGGTATGGCCGGGGAGCCGGTCAGAGCGGCGTGCGAGTTAGAAGAATTGCTCGCCGAACAGGGGGACCTACTCGCCGCCTTCGATCCGCTGCGACTGGCCACACGTCATGCCTTCGCCTACTGGAAGGCCGAGGCCGGCGATCCGGGCCGGGCGATCCCCCTGCTCACCGAGCTCTTGGCCGACCAGACCAGCATCCTGGGCCCCGAACACCCGCAGACCCTCACGACACGCCACACCCTCGCCCGCTGGAAGGGTGCGGTCGGCGACCGGGCCCGGGCGGTCGTTCTGCTTACCGAGCTCTTAGCCGACCAGACACGCATCCTGGGCTCTGAACACCCCCAGACCCTGGTGACGTGCCACACCCTCGCGCGCGGGCAGTCGCGGTCCGCTGGGGAGGATGTCTGA
- a CDS encoding YaaC family protein, producing the protein MYLDVDADGAWERLRASRWNPPGRAGSGSRRKTYAAALEQAEQMFRAAKAVGPATRPLQVFYGLSQAGRAIAAAAVTLGGEDWRLVTHGIKASGFDKPFPDIELRTDAPGTHGSFVRVSQVLDSPVWEKDPVRLEALWDLLPVNLTYPLTNRERTTPLFAAASSIHDEDHSLLSVPVCDIPDRVIDAGTREALADFLTAYPAVAQHDSYVTIRTLSLGPAAPPDYTRYDHGGGELVVNWAMPQGSATAAERRKHLRAMTRGYVGLRFFLPVLSSLKRELHPLMAWWAVLYALSMLARYEPASWVTNISVDNSEHAVPIERLLERALTHLPVLIADTIAEVST; encoded by the coding sequence ATGTACCTCGATGTGGACGCCGATGGGGCGTGGGAGCGGCTGCGGGCCAGCCGCTGGAATCCACCCGGCCGTGCCGGATCGGGATCCCGCCGCAAGACATATGCAGCGGCCCTGGAACAGGCCGAGCAGATGTTCCGGGCGGCCAAGGCCGTTGGACCTGCGACACGTCCCCTGCAGGTCTTCTACGGCCTCAGCCAGGCCGGGCGCGCCATCGCGGCCGCCGCGGTGACTCTCGGGGGCGAGGACTGGCGTCTCGTCACCCACGGGATCAAGGCCTCCGGGTTCGACAAGCCCTTTCCCGACATCGAGCTCCGCACCGACGCACCAGGCACCCATGGCAGCTTCGTCCGGGTCAGCCAGGTACTCGACTCACCGGTGTGGGAGAAGGACCCGGTGCGCCTTGAGGCCCTGTGGGATCTGCTGCCAGTGAATCTCACTTATCCGCTCACGAACCGGGAGCGGACCACCCCGCTCTTCGCCGCCGCGAGCAGCATCCACGACGAGGACCACTCGCTGCTGAGTGTTCCCGTGTGCGACATCCCCGACCGAGTCATCGACGCCGGCACCCGAGAGGCACTGGCCGACTTCCTCACCGCATACCCTGCCGTCGCCCAGCACGACAGCTACGTGACCATCCGCACTCTCAGCCTCGGGCCGGCGGCACCACCCGACTACACGCGCTACGACCACGGCGGCGGCGAACTGGTGGTCAACTGGGCGATGCCCCAGGGGTCGGCAACCGCAGCAGAACGCCGCAAGCACCTGCGGGCCATGACCCGTGGTTATGTGGGCTTGCGGTTCTTCCTGCCCGTCCTCTCCTCGCTGAAGCGGGAGCTGCATCCGCTGATGGCCTGGTGGGCTGTGCTGTACGCCCTGTCGATGCTTGCCCGCTACGAACCCGCGAGCTGGGTGACCAACATCAGCGTCGACAACAGCGAGCACGCGGTCCCGATCGAGCGGCTCCTGGAGCGCGCCCTCACCCATCTGCCGGTCCTGATCGCGGACACCATCGCCGAGGTGAGCACTTGA
- a CDS encoding DUF4238 domain-containing protein encodes MGANTAKDHHLVPKYLLRAFAEDGHVLGRWRSGAEHRTPVRRAAVARHFNTDPLTEGEQGTALETYLDRHVDNPSAPVLRALREGQWPLEQAREALVVDSLAWQVVRTQAFRSFDTQVGRHVFPAAWAAEAVDYFAERIGRPLSEAERMEVFWAALRTAPDPSVVDDPRSPLRASIRAFERTRDVLAAPGRRLMLLHSAEPLLLLPDSGVALRHKDGTFSFTPPLLPGAVEVFAPLSPTCLLISTPRAHYRPHQGLTRKIAAKANAGAAAWCQDAVYRLPSMPWPARLRLAHTPLQVRPPHLSAAPAQQQSGRPPSHPEIRHSELRAILEQLSHTPAHQPPARQDS; translated from the coding sequence GTGGGAGCGAACACGGCCAAGGACCACCACCTGGTGCCGAAATACTTGCTGCGGGCCTTCGCCGAGGACGGGCACGTCCTCGGCCGGTGGCGCAGCGGCGCGGAGCATCGCACCCCTGTGCGGCGGGCAGCGGTGGCACGGCACTTCAACACCGACCCCCTCACCGAGGGCGAGCAGGGGACAGCGCTGGAGACGTATCTGGACCGCCACGTCGACAACCCGTCCGCGCCGGTTCTGCGTGCCCTGCGTGAGGGGCAGTGGCCACTGGAGCAGGCAAGGGAGGCGCTGGTCGTGGACTCGCTGGCCTGGCAGGTGGTCCGCACCCAGGCGTTCCGGTCCTTCGATACCCAGGTCGGCCGGCATGTGTTCCCGGCTGCGTGGGCGGCGGAAGCGGTCGACTACTTCGCGGAACGGATAGGGCGGCCGCTGTCGGAGGCAGAACGGATGGAGGTGTTCTGGGCGGCCCTGCGCACGGCTCCCGATCCCTCGGTGGTGGATGACCCGCGTTCGCCACTGCGTGCTTCGATCCGGGCGTTCGAACGCACCCGGGATGTCCTCGCAGCCCCGGGCCGGCGGCTGATGCTGCTGCACTCGGCCGAACCGCTGCTGCTGCTCCCCGACAGCGGCGTCGCTCTGCGCCACAAGGACGGCACCTTCTCCTTCACTCCCCCGCTGCTCCCAGGAGCAGTTGAGGTGTTCGCACCGCTGTCACCGACCTGCCTACTGATCTCCACGCCCCGCGCTCACTACCGCCCCCACCAGGGCCTCACCCGCAAGATCGCCGCCAAGGCCAACGCCGGGGCGGCAGCCTGGTGCCAGGACGCCGTCTACCGGCTGCCTTCCATGCCCTGGCCCGCCCGCCTGCGGCTCGCCCACACCCCGCTGCAGGTCCGGCCACCGCACCTGTCGGCCGCCCCCGCACAGCAGCAGTCCGGCCGCCCACCGTCTCACCCCGAGATCCGGCACAGCGAGCTGCGCGCCATCCTGGAACAACTCAGCCACACACCCGCACACCAGCCTCCAGCACGGCAAGACAGCTAG
- the fabD gene encoding ACP S-malonyltransferase: MTPAPAEGLPAVFMFSGQGSQYHQMGRELYDGNEVFRETLRGYDTVVAEELGESVLDRVFDPARARSEPFTDTRFTNPAIVMTELALARTLRSCGIEPVHLLGCSLGEYAAAVEAGSLDAADCLRLLVRQAEALRRGPRGGMLAVIAGPEALDRAPALRSCDIAARNYPGHFVVAGTEADLARAETELLAANVPHQRVPVEYGFHSRLMDHIQDAAAAVFDGVRMAPPRLPWLSCVDGGPVERPDPDHFWRVVRRPIDFERAMAALRARGDFLYLDLGPSGTLHNFVRNSLPPGTRSRSLPLLNPFGHDPDALARARELAAPAAPRPTATPTAQRRAPAMKVYGFPGQGSQRRGMGQGLFEKFPEHTATADRVLGYSIADLCATDPQRRLARTDFTQPALYVVNALTYLDRLERDPAPADFLVGHSLGEYVALFAAGVFDFETGLRIVRRRGELMAAATGGTMAAVVGIGEATVTRVLADSGLDDVDVANDNAPDQLVLSGPTASIDAACAAFEAAGARAVRLNVSAPFHSRYMRGAAEEFARFLDGFTLRAPTVPVLANVDAQPYRPEAVKETLTAQIASPVRWTDTVRRLMGQGDFEFVELGPGQVLTKLVTRIRDHADPLPANSLRDTARQEATAHPHTVSAVSVPEQPAFPAPDPASPTVEAGDLGARSFRERYGLSQAYLLGSLYGGISGPQMLRAAHKAGLLGFLGTGGLPLAEVETMLRDLGPGGGFGVNLLYRHGAPDQEDALVDVLMRYGVDLVEASGFPLVTPALVRFRLKGGRILAKVSRTDVAAEFLVPPPPRMVARLLAEGRVSEEEAEAAVSRPMADDLCVEAEGGWLSGNADLLALLPAVLRLRDAHALPGPRVHVGCAGGIGTPEAAAAAFLLGAEFVLTGSVNQCTVEAATSAEVKELLVRAREYDVDSAPWGEMFELGVRARYLKRGLFFPARAARLHELWRRHASLDELDEATRGQIMDRFLGGETPAAATAADIDAKARLTAVLRGYFDRGFRLAVTGDSRSQVDYLVHCGPAMGAFNQVVAGTSLHPWQARTVEAVADTLMEGAASHIVTRLNAFR; the protein is encoded by the coding sequence ATGACTCCCGCGCCCGCCGAGGGCCTTCCCGCCGTCTTCATGTTCTCCGGGCAGGGATCGCAGTACCACCAGATGGGCCGCGAGCTCTACGACGGCAACGAGGTGTTCCGCGAGACCCTGCGCGGCTACGACACGGTCGTCGCAGAGGAACTCGGCGAGTCCGTGCTGGACCGCGTCTTCGACCCGGCGCGGGCTCGCAGCGAACCCTTCACCGACACCCGTTTCACCAACCCGGCGATCGTCATGACGGAGCTGGCGCTGGCCAGGACCCTGCGGTCCTGTGGCATCGAGCCGGTCCACCTCCTTGGGTGCAGTCTGGGCGAGTACGCGGCGGCCGTCGAGGCGGGCAGTCTCGACGCCGCCGACTGCCTGCGGCTGCTGGTACGGCAGGCCGAGGCCCTGCGGCGCGGGCCGCGCGGCGGCATGCTCGCCGTGATCGCCGGCCCCGAAGCGCTGGACCGGGCGCCCGCCCTGCGGTCCTGCGACATCGCCGCCCGCAACTACCCCGGCCACTTCGTGGTCGCCGGCACCGAGGCCGACCTGGCCAGGGCCGAGACCGAACTGCTCGCCGCCAATGTGCCGCACCAACGCGTACCGGTCGAGTACGGCTTTCACTCCCGCCTCATGGACCACATCCAGGACGCGGCCGCCGCCGTCTTCGACGGAGTGCGGATGGCGCCGCCGCGTCTGCCCTGGCTGTCCTGCGTCGACGGGGGACCGGTCGAGCGGCCCGATCCGGACCACTTCTGGCGGGTCGTCCGCCGGCCGATCGACTTCGAACGGGCCATGGCGGCGCTCCGTGCCCGGGGAGACTTCCTCTACCTCGACCTCGGCCCCTCCGGCACCCTCCACAACTTCGTCCGCAACAGCCTTCCCCCGGGCACGCGTTCCCGCTCACTGCCGCTGCTCAACCCGTTCGGACACGACCCGGACGCACTGGCCAGGGCGCGGGAGCTGGCCGCCCCGGCGGCCCCACGGCCCACCGCCACCCCCACCGCCCAGAGGAGGGCACCCGCCATGAAGGTCTACGGATTCCCCGGACAGGGCTCGCAGCGGCGAGGGATGGGCCAGGGCCTGTTCGAGAAGTTCCCCGAGCACACCGCCACAGCCGACCGGGTGCTCGGCTACTCCATCGCCGACCTGTGCGCCACCGACCCGCAACGCCGCCTGGCCCGCACCGACTTCACCCAGCCCGCGCTCTACGTGGTGAACGCCCTGACCTACCTCGACCGGCTGGAGCGGGACCCGGCGCCGGCGGACTTCCTGGTGGGCCACAGCCTCGGCGAGTACGTCGCGCTGTTCGCCGCGGGCGTCTTCGACTTCGAGACGGGGCTGCGGATCGTGCGGCGCAGGGGTGAGCTGATGGCCGCGGCCACCGGCGGCACCATGGCCGCCGTCGTCGGCATCGGCGAGGCGACCGTCACCCGCGTCCTCGCCGACTCCGGGCTCGACGACGTGGACGTGGCCAACGACAACGCCCCGGACCAGCTGGTGCTCTCCGGGCCCACCGCCTCGATCGACGCGGCCTGCGCCGCCTTCGAGGCCGCCGGTGCCCGCGCGGTACGGCTCAACGTCAGCGCCCCCTTCCACTCCCGCTACATGCGCGGCGCGGCCGAGGAGTTCGCCCGCTTCCTCGACGGGTTCACGTTGCGTGCCCCTACCGTGCCGGTGCTGGCCAACGTGGACGCGCAGCCGTACCGTCCCGAAGCCGTCAAGGAGACCCTCACGGCCCAGATCGCCTCGCCGGTGCGCTGGACCGACACCGTGCGCCGGCTGATGGGGCAGGGCGACTTCGAGTTCGTGGAACTGGGCCCCGGCCAGGTGCTGACCAAGCTGGTCACCCGCATCCGGGACCACGCGGACCCGCTGCCGGCCAACTCCCTGCGAGACACGGCCCGCCAGGAGGCCACGGCGCATCCGCATACCGTTTCGGCTGTCTCCGTGCCCGAGCAGCCCGCGTTCCCCGCGCCCGATCCGGCCAGCCCCACCGTCGAGGCCGGCGATCTCGGCGCCCGCAGCTTCCGCGAGCGCTACGGGCTGAGCCAGGCCTACCTGCTGGGCTCGCTGTACGGCGGGATTTCCGGCCCGCAGATGCTGCGCGCGGCGCACAAGGCAGGGCTGCTGGGCTTCCTCGGGACCGGTGGCCTGCCCCTCGCCGAGGTGGAGACCATGCTGCGGGACCTCGGCCCGGGCGGCGGCTTCGGCGTCAACCTCCTCTATCGGCACGGCGCGCCGGACCAGGAGGACGCCCTGGTCGACGTACTCATGCGGTACGGCGTGGACCTCGTGGAAGCTTCGGGCTTCCCGCTGGTCACGCCCGCTCTCGTGCGGTTCAGGCTGAAGGGCGGCCGGATCCTCGCGAAGGTGTCCCGGACCGATGTGGCCGCCGAGTTCCTGGTCCCGCCGCCGCCCCGTATGGTGGCGCGTCTGCTCGCGGAGGGCAGGGTTAGCGAGGAGGAGGCTGAGGCGGCGGTCTCCCGGCCGATGGCGGACGACCTGTGCGTGGAGGCGGAGGGAGGCTGGCTGAGCGGCAACGCGGACCTGCTGGCCCTCCTCCCGGCGGTACTGCGGCTGCGGGACGCGCACGCGCTGCCCGGCCCGCGGGTGCACGTCGGCTGCGCCGGCGGCATCGGCACCCCTGAGGCGGCCGCGGCGGCGTTCCTCCTCGGCGCGGAGTTCGTGCTGACGGGATCGGTGAACCAGTGCACGGTGGAGGCGGCCACCAGTGCTGAAGTGAAGGAACTGCTGGTCAGGGCACGCGAGTACGACGTGGACAGCGCACCCTGGGGGGAGATGTTCGAGCTGGGCGTACGGGCGCGCTACCTCAAGCGCGGGCTGTTCTTCCCCGCCCGGGCGGCCCGCCTGCACGAACTGTGGCGTCGGCACGCCTCACTCGACGAGCTCGACGAGGCGACCAGGGGCCAGATCATGGACCGCTTCCTTGGCGGAGAGACGCCGGCCGCGGCGACGGCGGCCGACATCGACGCGAAGGCCCGGCTGACGGCCGTCCTGCGCGGCTACTTCGACCGCGGCTTCCGTCTCGCCGTGACCGGTGACTCCCGCTCCCAGGTCGACTACCTGGTCCACTGCGGACCGGCGATGGGCGCCTTCAACCAGGTGGTCGCCGGCACGAGCCTGCACCCCTGGCAGGCGCGAACCGTCGAGGCGGTGGCCGACACCCTGATGGAGGGCGCCGCGTCCCACATCGTCACCCGCCTCAACGCTTTCCGCTGA